One Candidatus Binatia bacterium DNA segment encodes these proteins:
- a CDS encoding DUF4911 domain-containing protein, with protein sequence MIESALQFSWTPLVAAGLWGTGVFMRRSEIAFLKHVVESYEGLGFTRMVAAEEGGEDAVVAVLATADFIEPLDALLTALQSQAGYRLTPRELPRVCRERWFLAEWD encoded by the coding sequence TTGATCGAGAGTGCGCTGCAGTTTTCCTGGACGCCACTGGTGGCCGCCGGGCTCTGGGGTACCGGGGTGTTCATGCGACGGTCAGAAATCGCATTTTTGAAACACGTGGTCGAATCCTACGAAGGCCTGGGCTTCACCCGAATGGTTGCCGCCGAGGAGGGCGGCGAGGATGCCGTCGTTGCGGTCCTGGCGACAGCCGACTTCATCGAGCCACTCGATGCCCTTCTCACCGCGCTGCAAAGCCAGGCCGGTTACCGCCTCACTCCGCGTGAGCTTCCGCGGGTTTGTCGCGAGCGATGGTTTCTGGCCGAGTGGGACTAG
- the tatC gene encoding twin-arginine translocase subunit TatC, with protein sequence MSEMEMPLTEHLEELRWRVVKAILAVAVGFGVAYLYSDRIFGILTAPIETVGAGSGVSMIGTGVAEAFFTKLKVSFISGVFAASPVLFYQAWQFISPGLHGHEKVYVVPFVVFATFFFFAGATFCYFTVFYVGYAFFIEQYETIGIEPALRISEYLSFSSRLLLAFGITFELPVVAFFLARVGVIDHQTLIKPWRYAIIIIVVLAAVLTPGPDVASQMLLAVPLMILYCFSILVAWAFHRKAEEPPQD encoded by the coding sequence ATGTCGGAAATGGAAATGCCGCTCACCGAGCACCTCGAGGAGTTACGCTGGCGCGTGGTGAAGGCGATTCTCGCTGTCGCCGTGGGGTTCGGCGTGGCCTACCTTTATTCCGATCGGATTTTCGGGATCCTGACCGCGCCAATCGAGACTGTCGGAGCGGGCAGTGGCGTCTCCATGATCGGGACCGGCGTTGCGGAAGCCTTCTTCACCAAGTTGAAGGTCTCCTTTATTTCCGGCGTCTTCGCCGCCTCGCCGGTTCTATTCTATCAGGCATGGCAATTCATCTCTCCGGGCCTGCACGGCCACGAGAAAGTGTATGTCGTCCCCTTCGTCGTCTTCGCGACGTTCTTCTTCTTTGCCGGAGCGACCTTCTGCTACTTCACGGTTTTCTACGTCGGGTATGCTTTCTTCATCGAACAATACGAGACCATCGGCATCGAGCCCGCGCTGCGAATCAGCGAATACCTCTCATTCAGTTCGCGCCTCCTTCTTGCGTTTGGCATCACGTTCGAACTCCCCGTGGTCGCCTTCTTCCTGGCGCGCGTCGGAGTGATCGACCACCAAACGCTGATCAAGCCCTGGAGGTACGCGATTATCATCATCGTCGTGCTCGCTGCGGTTCTCACCCCCGGACCCGATGTCGCCTCGCAGATGCTGCTGGCTGTGCCGCTGATGATCCTCTACTGCTTCAGCATTCTCGTCGCGTGGGCATTTCACCGCAAAGCCGAAGAACCACCGCAGGACTGA
- a CDS encoding histone deacetylase, whose product MKHPSTGVVFGSQFQAHDTGLQHPENPARSAVLETAIEEWQGPSLERVPARAATLEEILRVHDLSHVENIAATRSRPSSRLDPDTVAGRASDTTARQAAGGLLDLIEAVDNRSLRNGFAFVRPPGHHATRSVSQGFCLFNNVAIAAMHLLQKYDRIAIVDFDVHHGNGTEEIFAHHSQVFYASLHQSPWYPGTGAASDIGYGTGAGYTANVPLPAGAGDAEANLAMNDLLLPILYDFAPEFVLVSAGFDGHRRDPLGSLAYTEAGFHGWMGQLATLAEVTADGRIAAVLEGGYDPDALASSAQASLAALSSPERPKRWQEAPSALTLDLRKLHRAQGPLAARRPGES is encoded by the coding sequence ATGAAACATCCCTCCACAGGAGTCGTTTTCGGCTCGCAATTCCAGGCGCACGATACCGGGCTGCAGCACCCCGAGAATCCCGCTCGCAGTGCTGTCCTCGAAACTGCAATCGAAGAATGGCAGGGTCCGTCGCTGGAGCGAGTCCCCGCGCGTGCCGCCACGCTGGAAGAAATCCTCCGAGTTCACGACCTGAGTCACGTTGAGAATATCGCCGCAACACGATCACGGCCCTCAAGCCGCCTGGATCCAGACACGGTAGCTGGGAGAGCCTCCGACACGACCGCACGGCAGGCCGCCGGCGGCCTTCTGGATCTGATCGAAGCCGTGGACAATCGCTCACTACGGAACGGCTTCGCCTTCGTTCGCCCTCCGGGGCACCATGCGACACGGTCAGTTTCTCAGGGTTTCTGCCTGTTCAACAATGTGGCCATCGCTGCCATGCACTTGCTTCAGAAGTATGACCGAATTGCGATCGTCGACTTCGACGTCCATCACGGCAATGGAACTGAAGAGATCTTCGCGCACCACTCGCAGGTGTTCTACGCCTCCCTGCACCAATCGCCCTGGTACCCGGGCACCGGTGCGGCAAGCGATATCGGCTACGGGACGGGAGCCGGGTATACCGCGAATGTTCCGCTACCCGCCGGCGCTGGTGATGCAGAGGCCAATCTCGCGATGAATGACCTTCTGCTTCCGATTCTCTATGATTTCGCGCCGGAGTTCGTGCTCGTATCGGCAGGCTTTGACGGCCACCGCCGCGACCCCCTCGGGAGCCTCGCGTATACCGAGGCAGGTTTTCACGGATGGATGGGCCAGCTCGCAACCCTCGCAGAAGTCACGGCGGACGGCCGCATTGCCGCCGTCCTCGAGGGGGGCTACGACCCCGACGCTCTTGCCTCCTCGGCTCAAGCTTCACTAGCCGCGTTGAGCTCACCGGAGCGCCCGAAACGGTGGCAGGAAGCGCCCAGCGCGCTCACCCTGGACTTGCGGAAGCTCCATCGGGCGCAAGGGCCCCTGGCGGCGCGGCGGCCGGGTGAATCGTAA
- a CDS encoding PBP1A family penicillin-binding protein: protein MLFVLLITALVFAYREFSTGLPPVAKLLDYNPPVATRVLAADGTTIGEFFIEKRYVTPIYKIPKTVQLAFLAAEDATFYSHFGLDPIGIIRAAFANVRARKTSQGGSTITQQVVKQLLLTPERSYERKIREAVLSLRLETELTKSQILSLYLNQIYLGSGAYGVQAAAREYFNKDVGELSLAQAAMLAGLPQAPSRYSPTRNLPQAKARQRYVLRRMIEENFITPEEAAEAGEQDLELQKADQTKTPKGPAPWYVEHVRRLLVARYGSSGTYRLGLTVHTPLDLRIQREAQSALAKGINAADMRQGYRGPLRKLSRQEWELLLPEAGTTRSSDPLPPAESRVEAVVITGPGRRVRPRDGGLYVRWAGGFATVPANGMKWALRSGREPGLGDVIELRVTRANDQEPFFAVAPENGTQGALVALSPKTGDVLALVGGNDNGDTEFDRALQARRQPGSAFKPLIFAAALDRGYTPVTLLDDAPVTFPDQPGKPWSPKNFTKRFYGPTTVREALTKSRNVPTVKLVDAIGLPYLLDYLPRFGFPTRFAANLSISLGTGETSLLELVRAYGVFGSSGELVEPRFITKITDQHGNVLEERQPRSARVLTEATAYQITTMLRGVVDRGTGRRARIDRPAAGKTGTTNDQRDAWFIGFTPEITAGVWVGYDRGKTLGRKETGGRVAAPIWRSFMEGALADAPVRDFPVPADVVLVPVNAHTGERSRLGETGSLLEAFRRGTEPGRIEWDS, encoded by the coding sequence GTGCTTTTCGTGCTCCTCATCACCGCCCTCGTCTTCGCCTATCGCGAGTTCTCGACGGGGCTCCCTCCGGTGGCCAAGCTCCTCGACTACAACCCACCGGTAGCCACCAGAGTGCTCGCCGCCGACGGCACCACGATCGGCGAGTTCTTTATCGAGAAACGATACGTCACGCCGATTTACAAGATTCCTAAAACTGTACAACTCGCCTTTCTAGCGGCAGAAGATGCCACCTTCTACAGCCACTTCGGACTCGACCCCATCGGTATCATACGGGCGGCTTTCGCGAACGTCCGAGCGCGGAAAACCAGCCAGGGGGGCAGCACCATCACCCAACAGGTGGTCAAACAACTCCTGCTGACGCCGGAGAGGAGCTACGAGCGCAAGATTCGCGAAGCGGTCCTGTCTCTCAGGCTCGAAACCGAGCTGACAAAATCGCAGATCCTGTCCCTCTATCTCAATCAGATCTATCTCGGATCTGGAGCCTACGGCGTTCAGGCCGCAGCACGCGAATATTTCAACAAGGATGTCGGTGAACTTTCGCTCGCGCAGGCCGCGATGCTCGCAGGATTGCCGCAGGCGCCCAGTCGCTATTCGCCCACCCGAAACCTGCCGCAGGCCAAGGCACGACAAAGATATGTCCTGCGGCGGATGATTGAGGAGAATTTCATTACGCCTGAGGAGGCTGCCGAGGCTGGCGAACAAGACCTCGAACTCCAGAAGGCGGATCAGACGAAGACGCCGAAAGGCCCGGCGCCCTGGTATGTCGAGCATGTGCGTCGACTTCTGGTTGCACGTTATGGCAGCAGCGGCACCTATCGACTCGGCCTCACCGTGCATACGCCCCTCGACTTGCGTATCCAGCGCGAAGCGCAATCCGCTCTCGCCAAAGGCATCAATGCGGCTGATATGAGACAGGGCTATCGCGGCCCGTTGCGGAAGCTTTCCCGTCAGGAGTGGGAATTGTTGCTGCCCGAAGCCGGAACCACGCGCTCCTCCGACCCACTGCCACCCGCTGAATCTCGAGTCGAAGCTGTTGTGATCACCGGCCCGGGACGCCGCGTGCGCCCCCGCGACGGCGGTCTCTACGTGCGGTGGGCTGGCGGGTTCGCGACCGTGCCCGCCAACGGAATGAAATGGGCCCTGCGCTCGGGTCGAGAACCCGGCCTCGGAGACGTCATCGAACTGCGTGTCACGCGCGCGAACGATCAAGAACCCTTTTTCGCCGTTGCTCCGGAAAATGGAACTCAGGGTGCGCTGGTTGCGCTATCTCCGAAAACGGGCGACGTGCTTGCCCTGGTCGGCGGCAACGACAACGGGGACACCGAGTTCGACCGTGCCCTGCAGGCTCGGCGGCAACCAGGTTCCGCGTTCAAGCCTCTGATTTTCGCAGCTGCTCTGGACCGGGGTTACACACCCGTGACGCTTCTGGACGACGCACCTGTGACTTTTCCCGATCAGCCCGGCAAACCATGGTCGCCAAAGAACTTCACCAAGCGCTTTTACGGGCCGACGACCGTTCGTGAGGCGCTCACAAAGTCCCGAAATGTGCCTACAGTCAAACTGGTCGACGCCATCGGCCTCCCCTACCTTCTCGACTACCTGCCCCGATTCGGTTTTCCGACTCGTTTTGCAGCCAACCTCTCCATCTCTCTCGGAACCGGAGAAACCAGCCTGCTCGAGCTCGTCAGAGCTTATGGGGTTTTCGGCTCCTCCGGAGAGCTTGTGGAGCCGCGGTTCATCACCAAGATCACCGACCAGCACGGTAACGTGCTGGAGGAGCGACAACCCCGGAGCGCCCGCGTTCTCACCGAGGCGACTGCCTACCAAATCACCACCATGCTGCGAGGGGTTGTCGACCGCGGCACGGGCCGACGCGCACGAATCGATCGTCCCGCGGCAGGCAAGACAGGCACGACCAATGACCAACGCGATGCATGGTTTATCGGATTTACGCCGGAGATCACAGCCGGCGTATGGGTAGGCTACGACCGTGGAAAAACTCTGGGTCGGAAGGAAACAGGAGGACGAGTAGCCGCGCCCATCTGGCGCAGCTTCATGGAAGGGGCGCTGGCGGATGCGCCTGTGCGTGATTTCCCGGTGCCAGCCGACGTGGTTCTGGTCCCGGTCAACGCACATACCGGGGAAAGATCGCGACTGGGAGAGACCGGATCCCTTCTCGAGGCATTTCGTCGCGGCACCGAACCCGGTCGGATCGAGTGGGACTCATGA
- the ptsP gene encoding phosphoenolpyruvate--protein phosphotransferase has protein sequence MPKLTNKADGLKLRTGRAGNGSMRELRLLERVGALILESEDLKETLESVVGVVADRMRTEVCSLYLLDDKQLSLKLWATTGLDRDAIGRVEMRTDEGLTGLVIENMEKVVAEDAPIHPRFKFFPELGEERYHSFLGVPVLERHAPLGVLVVQTLRRRSFTGDEVSLLRTIAGQIASVLVKARLLDSLKLKEREQADYRRRMLDALRRLQAVERQGETSAVQRAENRDPGQRLRGIGAAPGFGIGNAHILHPEVVLSEIADEPVEGPDEELVRFESAVAQAIADVQKQSEKMEEILPEATGKIFEAYLLMLQDDTLASRVRDFVAAGSSAEYSIRLAIEEFLEVFEQVDDPYLRERALDIRDVGQRLLRILLGLDTSLRARPGKGSVLIARELTLTDLSEIDLMDVQGIALATGGETSHATILAKSFEIPTVVGIDQVLEGVSEGDHVIVDGNAGVVYRMPGPDVVSEYERMDRDYRDFNENLGSLHDLPATTTDGRTVALNANVGLVGDVVLANRHGAEGVGLYRTEFPFISFRDFPSEQEQYDIYCKVIRGMGGRSVTVRTLDIGADKYPAFLHTPREENPFLGWRSIRVSLEMPEFFGQQLRAIMRAGVEGPTRILLPMISSVEEVLQAREIIENTRSDLLREGIPCVPDLPLGVMIEVPSAVYLAPQLVQYADFLSIGTNDLIQYLLAVDRNNRKVAPLYQPLHPAVLGTVSFVVESARAAGVPVSMCGEMAADPMCTLPLLGMGIDELSMEPFFIPVIKKLIRSVSQESAQALAEEVLSLGTSRDIKRAVFDAMREQGLLELLEMYQ, from the coding sequence GTGCCTAAACTGACGAACAAGGCAGACGGTCTCAAGCTGAGGACTGGTCGCGCAGGGAACGGTTCCATGCGGGAATTGCGTTTGCTGGAGCGCGTCGGAGCCCTGATTCTGGAATCAGAGGACCTCAAGGAAACCCTGGAGAGTGTCGTCGGCGTGGTCGCCGACCGAATGCGGACGGAGGTATGCTCACTCTATTTGCTCGACGACAAGCAGCTCTCCCTCAAGCTCTGGGCGACGACCGGCCTCGACCGCGATGCCATCGGCAGAGTGGAGATGCGAACCGATGAAGGGCTTACGGGCCTCGTAATCGAGAATATGGAGAAGGTCGTTGCTGAAGATGCACCGATTCATCCACGCTTCAAATTCTTCCCCGAGTTGGGCGAGGAGCGTTACCATTCCTTTCTCGGTGTTCCGGTCCTCGAGCGTCATGCGCCACTTGGCGTTCTGGTTGTCCAGACGCTTCGTCGTCGGTCCTTTACCGGTGATGAAGTCAGCCTCTTGCGCACGATTGCAGGCCAGATCGCCTCTGTGCTGGTCAAGGCGCGCCTGCTCGACAGCCTGAAGCTCAAGGAGCGAGAGCAGGCAGATTACCGGCGACGCATGTTGGATGCCCTCCGTCGCCTGCAGGCCGTGGAACGTCAGGGCGAGACGTCGGCTGTACAACGAGCCGAGAATCGCGACCCGGGTCAGCGATTGCGGGGCATTGGGGCAGCACCCGGTTTCGGGATTGGCAACGCACATATCTTGCACCCGGAAGTTGTTCTTTCCGAGATTGCCGACGAACCGGTGGAGGGCCCGGATGAGGAGTTGGTCCGATTCGAATCTGCCGTCGCGCAGGCGATCGCGGATGTGCAAAAGCAGAGTGAGAAGATGGAGGAGATCTTGCCGGAGGCAACGGGCAAGATTTTCGAGGCCTATCTCCTGATGCTCCAAGATGACACCCTGGCAAGCCGAGTCCGTGATTTTGTGGCGGCCGGGTCGTCGGCGGAGTACTCCATACGGCTGGCGATCGAGGAGTTTCTCGAAGTCTTTGAGCAGGTCGATGACCCTTATCTTCGGGAGAGGGCCCTTGATATCCGCGACGTCGGACAGCGGCTTCTGCGAATCTTGCTCGGCCTGGATACGAGCCTTCGCGCACGACCTGGCAAGGGGAGCGTGTTGATCGCCCGCGAGTTGACGCTCACGGACCTTTCCGAGATTGACCTGATGGATGTTCAGGGTATCGCCCTCGCTACCGGCGGCGAGACTTCGCATGCGACGATTCTGGCGAAATCCTTCGAGATCCCGACGGTGGTCGGCATTGATCAGGTGCTGGAGGGCGTCTCGGAGGGGGATCATGTCATCGTGGACGGCAATGCCGGTGTCGTCTACCGCATGCCCGGCCCGGATGTCGTTAGTGAATACGAGCGAATGGACCGGGATTATAGGGACTTCAACGAGAATCTCGGCTCGCTTCATGACTTGCCGGCGACGACTACGGACGGACGCACGGTCGCCTTGAATGCGAATGTCGGCCTTGTCGGGGACGTCGTTTTGGCTAACCGCCACGGAGCAGAGGGTGTCGGTCTTTACCGCACCGAGTTTCCCTTTATCTCGTTTCGCGACTTCCCGAGCGAACAAGAGCAATATGATATTTACTGCAAGGTGATTCGAGGCATGGGCGGCCGCTCTGTGACCGTCCGGACGCTTGACATCGGGGCGGACAAATACCCGGCCTTTCTGCATACGCCCCGCGAGGAAAACCCGTTCCTTGGGTGGCGCTCGATCCGAGTCTCGCTGGAGATGCCGGAGTTCTTCGGCCAGCAGTTGCGAGCAATCATGCGCGCCGGTGTCGAGGGGCCCACCCGGATCTTGTTGCCGATGATCTCGTCGGTCGAGGAGGTCTTGCAGGCACGGGAAATTATCGAGAATACTCGCTCGGATTTATTGCGAGAGGGTATCCCCTGCGTCCCTGATTTGCCTTTGGGGGTCATGATTGAAGTTCCTTCAGCGGTCTATCTCGCTCCGCAGTTGGTACAATATGCCGATTTTCTGTCGATCGGCACCAATGATCTGATCCAATATTTGCTTGCCGTCGACCGCAACAACCGCAAGGTGGCACCCCTCTACCAACCCCTGCATCCGGCGGTGCTCGGCACGGTGAGCTTTGTCGTGGAGTCCGCTCGCGCGGCTGGAGTGCCGGTGTCGATGTGCGGGGAGATGGCTGCAGACCCGATGTGCACGCTGCCCCTGCTCGGCATGGGGATCGATGAGTTGAGCATGGAGCCGTTTTTCATTCCTGTGATCAAGAAGCTGATCCGCTCGGTTTCTCAAGAATCGGCGCAGGCCTTGGCTGAAGAGGTGCTCTCCCTGGGAACCTCAAGAGATATCAAGCGAGCCGTGTTCGATGCCATGCGTGAGCAGGGGCTGCTCGAGTTGCTCGAGATGTACCAATAA
- a CDS encoding thiolase family protein, whose translation MSDHPVYLTGVGIHPFGRFPDLDVTQLGLAAIRSAVEDSGLERPDFDAAFCASVYSGVAAGHKVLSRVGWTGPPIMNIEAGCASGGAALSLGADLIRSGRHQRVLVFGMEKMPRGMIRSSFFPGWCEEAGLTPAPAYFALRARRLMEHSGVTPDDLADVVVRNRQQGARNPFAMFRKPVTRQEVLTSRLVCAPLNLWMLCSPNEGAAAVILSNQPARGQPAIKVAASVLRSHHPGSALGEHTPLCGRIVAEPESPTSVASREACSQSGFGIKDLDVVELQDTDAGRHILSVEELGICGAGEGGAYIRNGGGSRDSDLPINLSGGLLSKGEPLGASALGQVVELAWQLRGTAGERQVNKARVALAHTVGRGANASVVILAKD comes from the coding sequence GTGAGCGACCATCCGGTCTACCTCACCGGGGTCGGGATTCATCCTTTCGGACGATTCCCCGACCTCGATGTCACTCAGCTCGGTCTTGCTGCGATCCGCTCCGCTGTCGAGGACAGCGGTCTGGAGAGACCTGATTTCGATGCAGCTTTTTGCGCGAGTGTGTATTCGGGTGTTGCCGCGGGTCATAAGGTCCTGTCTCGGGTCGGCTGGACAGGCCCCCCGATCATGAATATCGAGGCCGGTTGCGCAAGCGGTGGTGCGGCGCTGTCGCTGGGCGCAGACCTGATTCGCTCCGGCCGTCATCAAAGAGTGCTCGTGTTCGGCATGGAGAAGATGCCACGGGGCATGATCCGCTCAAGTTTTTTTCCGGGCTGGTGCGAAGAAGCTGGACTTACGCCTGCCCCCGCATACTTCGCGCTGCGAGCCCGACGGCTGATGGAACATTCCGGGGTGACCCCGGACGACCTCGCAGATGTCGTCGTTCGAAACCGCCAACAAGGGGCGCGCAACCCTTTCGCCATGTTTCGCAAACCGGTCACTCGACAGGAAGTTCTCACCTCCCGACTCGTCTGCGCCCCCCTCAACCTGTGGATGCTCTGCTCGCCCAACGAGGGTGCCGCCGCCGTGATCCTGTCCAACCAACCTGCGCGGGGGCAGCCCGCCATCAAAGTTGCCGCGAGCGTTCTTCGCTCGCACCACCCGGGTAGCGCGCTCGGCGAGCATACTCCTTTATGCGGTCGAATTGTTGCCGAGCCGGAAAGCCCGACAAGCGTGGCGTCTCGCGAGGCCTGCTCCCAATCAGGTTTCGGAATCAAGGACCTGGACGTGGTCGAATTGCAGGATACGGACGCTGGCCGCCACATTCTTTCGGTCGAGGAGCTCGGAATCTGCGGTGCCGGCGAAGGCGGTGCCTATATCCGGAACGGCGGAGGGAGCCGGGACAGCGACCTCCCGATCAATCTCTCCGGAGGACTCCTCTCCAAAGGAGAACCGCTCGGAGCCTCCGCGCTCGGGCAGGTCGTGGAGCTGGCGTGGCAATTACGCGGTACCGCCGGAGAACGGCAGGTAAACAAGGCCCGTGTCGCGCTCGCCCATACAGTGGGCCGCGGCGCCAATGCGTCCGTCGTGATTCTGGCCAAGGACTAA
- a CDS encoding OB-fold domain-containing protein — protein MNIEPIHPGLFTQPDDPRGAGLCAGRCDRCGDLHFPATPDCPYCGSAGCREEIVGRTGVLHVGTVVTAPPPGYIGEVPYGFGLVDLPEGLRVVSVVAETDPARLYSGMPLRIGRLILTTADGSSRASWQYEPVEASS, from the coding sequence GTGAATATCGAGCCGATCCACCCCGGGCTTTTCACCCAGCCCGACGACCCACGAGGTGCGGGCCTTTGTGCGGGGCGCTGTGATCGGTGCGGGGACCTTCATTTTCCTGCCACTCCCGACTGTCCCTATTGCGGCTCCGCCGGCTGCCGGGAGGAAATTGTCGGCCGGACGGGAGTCTTGCATGTTGGAACCGTAGTGACAGCGCCGCCGCCCGGTTACATCGGCGAGGTCCCCTACGGCTTTGGACTTGTTGATCTACCCGAAGGGCTCCGGGTCGTCTCGGTGGTGGCCGAGACCGATCCAGCGCGGCTTTATTCGGGAATGCCTTTGCGCATCGGGCGATTGATCCTGACTACCGCAGACGGCTCGTCGCGAGCGAGCTGGCAATACGAACCGGTCGAGGCATCCTCGTGA
- a CDS encoding class I SAM-dependent methyltransferase, translated as MSSSTEHEGSGPRPCLICGARGAKPLHGPRSSLYRCSCGQVFVDPIPSGDEIAQREDDAFAGGLMDETAEMFTAYYRDFPEDPVVLGFRATLERLHQLTGGGRLVDVGIGTGLLLHLGKEAGFDVLGCEISPGAAAKATEEFGVEVQVGDFLEAEFSVAPSVITMADVLEHTHDPRIFLEHALGTLKPGGALFVAVPNHRSTLFGMADILARLPVVGSLAERLYVPNHYWYFTPATLRRLAEDVGFEVSEVRGDTPYLGRYSFSFPIRAGLAVLFAIGKWTGLEGRVEIYARKPA; from the coding sequence ATGAGTTCGTCGACAGAACATGAGGGGTCGGGTCCGCGCCCGTGTCTGATTTGCGGTGCGCGCGGCGCCAAGCCGTTGCACGGGCCGAGGAGCTCTCTTTACCGATGTTCCTGCGGACAGGTATTTGTCGATCCGATCCCCTCCGGCGATGAGATTGCTCAGCGTGAAGATGACGCGTTTGCCGGCGGGTTGATGGACGAAACGGCTGAGATGTTCACCGCGTATTATCGAGATTTCCCCGAGGATCCTGTGGTTCTCGGTTTTCGGGCAACTCTCGAGCGCCTGCATCAGTTGACCGGCGGCGGGCGATTGGTGGATGTCGGGATCGGGACCGGTCTGTTGCTCCACCTTGGGAAGGAGGCTGGATTCGACGTTCTGGGATGCGAAATCTCTCCCGGAGCAGCGGCGAAAGCTACGGAGGAGTTCGGGGTGGAGGTGCAGGTCGGTGATTTTCTCGAGGCCGAGTTCAGCGTCGCTCCATCTGTCATCACGATGGCGGACGTACTCGAGCACACGCACGACCCGCGGATCTTTCTCGAGCATGCTCTGGGAACTCTGAAACCAGGGGGGGCTCTTTTCGTGGCTGTGCCCAATCACCGATCGACCCTTTTCGGGATGGCTGATATCCTTGCGCGGCTTCCGGTAGTGGGAAGTCTGGCGGAACGCCTCTACGTGCCGAACCATTATTGGTACTTCACACCAGCGACTCTCCGAAGACTTGCTGAGGACGTGGGGTTCGAAGTCAGCGAGGTTCGTGGTGACACCCCATACCTTGGACGCTACAGCTTTTCCTTTCCGATTCGTGCGGGACTCGCGGTACTGTTCGCGATCGGGAAATGGACGGGTCTGGAAGGACGCGTCGAGATCTATGCCCGCAAACCGGCATGA